A single region of the Paludibacter jiangxiensis genome encodes:
- the purE gene encoding 5-(carboxyamino)imidazole ribonucleotide mutase, whose translation MTPVVSIIMGSTSDLPVMEKAAKVFDEFQIPFEIHALSAHRTPKEVEVFATGARERGIKVIVAAAGMAAHLPGVIASMTPLPVIGVPINASLDGMDALLAIVQMPPGIPVATVGINASMNAALLAVQILASGDESLQTKLIDYKEGLKKKIVKANEELKEVKFKFKTN comes from the coding sequence ATGACTCCGGTTGTTAGCATTATCATGGGCAGTACCTCCGATTTGCCCGTTATGGAAAAAGCCGCCAAGGTTTTTGACGAGTTCCAGATTCCGTTCGAAATTCATGCGCTTTCGGCTCACCGTACTCCCAAAGAGGTGGAAGTATTTGCCACCGGCGCCCGCGAACGCGGCATCAAGGTGATTGTGGCTGCGGCCGGTATGGCGGCTCACCTTCCCGGTGTAATTGCTTCGATGACTCCGCTACCTGTTATCGGGGTGCCTATCAACGCTTCGCTCGACGGTATGGATGCCCTGCTGGCTATCGTGCAAATGCCTCCGGGTATTCCCGTGGCAACTGTTGGTATCAACGCTTCGATGAATGCGGCTCTGTTGGCGGTACAAATCTTAGCTTCCGGCGACGAAAGTCTGCAAACCAAACTGATCGACTACAAAGAAGGCCTGAAAAAGAAAATCGTGAAGGCCAACGAAGAGTTGAAAGAGGTGAAGTTTAAGTTTAAAACGAATTGA
- a CDS encoding DUF4861 family protein, giving the protein MMKKLVIALMAIVVTSTAFAASLKVTVANTLGFDRNKEIVSVSMAVVKQKLGTDAKSFIVVDAKGNQVPYQVTANKLTLIFPATVKANGSAVYEIKAGTPEKFAVKTFGRFVPERKDDFAWENDRIAFRMYGPKLANENPSNGVDVWLKKTEALIVDKFYYNDLQKGIHYHVDHGEGIDCYKVAHTLGAGGIAPYTDSTLWVQNQYSTWKVIENGPLRTTFQLTYDSVKVGKTCLKEYYTVSIDAGSQLNKAVVSYVGKVPTGMKLAAGLFLHDKKGVSKIDAKAGCIGYGEVATSDAGVPAGRDYVGAVLGSGKMLSGKLQGDHVLAFANYKPGTKFTYYFGAGWSQWGFPNDQSWFDYLRDFSLKLQSPLKVTVK; this is encoded by the coding sequence ATGATGAAGAAATTAGTAATCGCATTAATGGCAATTGTCGTTACGTCAACCGCATTTGCCGCTTCGCTGAAGGTGACGGTAGCCAACACGCTGGGTTTCGACCGCAACAAAGAGATCGTTTCGGTGAGCATGGCTGTGGTGAAGCAAAAACTGGGGACAGATGCCAAAAGTTTTATTGTGGTGGATGCCAAAGGAAATCAGGTGCCCTATCAGGTAACGGCGAATAAACTGACGCTTATTTTTCCGGCAACGGTGAAAGCCAACGGTTCGGCGGTGTACGAAATCAAAGCCGGTACTCCCGAGAAGTTTGCCGTGAAAACCTTCGGACGCTTTGTCCCCGAACGGAAAGACGACTTTGCCTGGGAAAACGACCGCATTGCTTTCCGCATGTATGGTCCGAAACTTGCCAACGAAAACCCCAGTAACGGGGTGGATGTTTGGTTAAAAAAGACTGAAGCCCTGATTGTGGATAAATTCTACTACAACGATCTTCAAAAGGGAATTCACTATCACGTGGATCATGGCGAAGGGATCGACTGCTACAAGGTGGCTCACACGCTGGGTGCCGGAGGTATTGCTCCTTACACCGATTCTACGTTGTGGGTGCAGAACCAGTACAGTACGTGGAAAGTGATTGAAAACGGGCCGTTGCGCACCACTTTTCAGTTAACCTATGACTCAGTGAAGGTGGGAAAAACCTGCTTGAAAGAATACTATACCGTTTCGATCGATGCCGGTTCGCAGCTGAACAAAGCCGTTGTGTCGTATGTGGGTAAAGTTCCTACCGGAATGAAACTGGCTGCCGGATTGTTCCTGCACGATAAAAAGGGTGTTTCTAAAATAGATGCCAAAGCCGGTTGTATTGGTTACGGCGAGGTGGCAACTTCCGATGCCGGTGTTCCTGCCGGACGCGATTATGTAGGAGCTGTTCTTGGAAGCGGGAAGATGCTTTCCGGTAAGTTGCAGGGCGATCATGTGCTCGCGTTTGCCAACTACAAACCCGGCACCAAATTTACCTATTACTTCGGCGCAGGTTGGAGCCAATGGGGTTTCCCCAACGATCAGTCGTGGTTCGATTACCTGCGTGATTTTAGTCTCAAACTCCAAAGTCCGTTGAAGGTAACTGTAAAATAA
- a CDS encoding gluconate 5-dehydrogenase codes for MTDQFLLNGKVALVTGASYGIGMAIAKALAGAGATITFNDINAELVEKGVAEYKNSGIEAHGYVCDVTNEDQVDAMVAQIAKEVGVIDILVNNAGIIKRIPMIEMKASEFRQVIDVDLNAPFIVSKAVIPGMIQKGGGKIINICSMMSELGRETVSAYAAAKGGLKMLTKNIASEYGEYNIQCNGIGPGYIATPQTAPLREEGHPFNSFIIAKTPAARWGTPEDLQGPAVFLASSASDFVNGHVLYVDGGILAYIGKQPK; via the coding sequence ATGACAGATCAATTTTTACTTAACGGAAAAGTAGCGTTGGTAACCGGCGCTTCTTACGGTATTGGGATGGCTATTGCCAAAGCACTTGCCGGTGCTGGCGCTACCATCACTTTCAACGATATCAATGCAGAACTCGTTGAGAAAGGTGTTGCGGAATATAAAAACAGCGGTATCGAAGCTCATGGTTATGTTTGCGACGTGACCAACGAAGATCAGGTAGACGCTATGGTGGCTCAGATTGCCAAAGAAGTGGGCGTGATCGATATTCTAGTTAACAATGCAGGTATCATCAAACGCATTCCGATGATCGAAATGAAGGCTTCTGAATTCCGTCAGGTGATCGACGTAGACCTCAATGCTCCGTTTATCGTTTCGAAAGCCGTTATTCCCGGAATGATTCAGAAAGGTGGCGGTAAAATTATCAACATTTGCTCGATGATGAGCGAACTGGGACGCGAAACTGTTTCGGCTTACGCTGCTGCCAAAGGTGGCTTGAAAATGCTCACTAAGAATATCGCTTCCGAATATGGCGAATACAATATTCAGTGTAACGGTATCGGTCCGGGTTACATCGCTACTCCGCAGACTGCTCCTTTACGTGAAGAGGGACACCCCTTCAACTCGTTCATTATTGCCAAGACTCCGGCTGCACGCTGGGGAACTCCCGAAGATCTTCAGGGACCGGCCGTATTCCTCGCTTCGAGCGCTTCTGACTTTGTAAACGGTCATGTGTTGTATGTTGATGGTGGTATTTTGGCTTACATCGGTAAACAACCCAAATAA
- the kduI gene encoding 5-dehydro-4-deoxy-D-glucuronate isomerase — MKTNYEIRYAAHPEDAKHYDTARLRKEHLIETIFAPNEVNMVYTMYDRLIVGGAMPAGEKLSLEAIDPLKMPYFLSRRELGIFNVGDNGKVTVDGVTFELGYKEALYLGMGDREVYFESADAKSPAKFYFNSTPAHQTYPDKKVTKADAVVAEMGALETSNHRNINKMLVNQVLPTCQLQMGMTELQPGSVWNTMPAHIHSRRMEAYFYFEVPEGQAVCHFMGEPTETRHIWMQGDQAVISPQWSIHSAAATANYTFIWGMGGENVDYGDQDFFKIEELR; from the coding sequence ATGAAAACAAATTATGAAATTCGTTATGCTGCTCATCCTGAGGATGCAAAGCATTACGATACCGCACGTCTCCGCAAAGAGCACCTGATTGAAACAATTTTCGCACCCAACGAAGTGAATATGGTTTATACCATGTACGACCGTTTGATTGTGGGTGGAGCAATGCCTGCCGGAGAAAAATTGTCGCTTGAAGCTATCGATCCGCTTAAAATGCCCTATTTCCTGTCGCGTCGTGAACTTGGAATATTTAACGTGGGCGATAACGGAAAAGTTACAGTGGATGGAGTAACCTTTGAATTAGGTTATAAAGAGGCTTTGTATCTGGGTATGGGAGATCGTGAAGTCTATTTCGAAAGCGCCGATGCCAAGTCGCCAGCTAAATTCTACTTCAACTCAACTCCGGCTCATCAAACCTATCCCGACAAAAAAGTAACTAAAGCCGATGCCGTGGTTGCCGAAATGGGAGCACTGGAAACTTCGAACCACAGAAATATCAATAAAATGCTTGTAAATCAGGTGTTGCCTACTTGTCAGTTACAGATGGGTATGACCGAATTGCAACCGGGCAGCGTGTGGAATACCATGCCGGCACACATTCACAGCCGTCGTATGGAGGCTTACTTCTATTTTGAAGTACCCGAAGGTCAGGCCGTGTGTCACTTTATGGGCGAACCTACCGAAACACGCCACATCTGGATGCAGGGTGATCAGGCTGTGATTTCTCCGCAATGGTCGATTCACTCGGCAGCAGCAACCGCTAATTACACCTTTATTTGGGGTATGGGCGGCGAAAACGTGGACTACGGTGATCAGGACTTCTTTAAAATCGAAGAACTCAGATAA
- a CDS encoding TetR/AcrR family transcriptional regulator, protein MPSIASLTGQKTRTMLIDVARMLFAKWGKANTTMNDIANASNKGRRTLYTYFSNKDQIYLAVIEQELNILNEKLQKVAAMDIPPDKKLAEYIFTRLDAVKESITRNGSLKSDFFRDIYEVEKARRRFDIKEIKLLVGIFQEGKEKGYFNLHDAELSAQIFHYALRGIETPYVRDRVSEKMKYNKRFIINAFMHGILIPKQNRPHNDENE, encoded by the coding sequence ATGCCATCAATCGCTTCACTTACAGGACAAAAAACGCGCACCATGCTCATTGATGTCGCCCGAATGCTTTTTGCCAAGTGGGGAAAAGCAAACACCACAATGAACGACATTGCCAATGCCTCGAACAAAGGCAGGCGCACGTTATACACTTACTTTAGCAATAAAGATCAGATTTATCTTGCGGTTATCGAGCAAGAGTTGAATATCCTGAATGAGAAATTACAAAAAGTTGCGGCCATGGATATACCACCCGACAAGAAATTGGCGGAATACATATTCACTCGATTAGACGCAGTGAAAGAATCCATTACCCGAAACGGCTCATTAAAGTCTGATTTTTTCCGCGATATTTATGAGGTAGAAAAAGCCCGTCGACGTTTCGACATCAAAGAAATCAAACTGCTGGTCGGTATTTTTCAGGAAGGAAAAGAGAAAGGCTATTTCAACCTGCATGATGCTGAGCTATCTGCACAAATTTTCCACTATGCTCTGCGTGGTATCGAAACGCCTTATGTTCGCGACAGGGTAAGTGAAAAAATGAAATACAACAAACGGTTTATCATCAACGCATTTATGCACGGGATATTAATCCCAAAACAAAACCGTCCGCACAATGATGAAAACGAATAA